The proteins below come from a single Drosophila busckii strain San Diego stock center, stock number 13000-0081.31 chromosome X, ASM1175060v1, whole genome shotgun sequence genomic window:
- the LOC108606178 gene encoding odorant receptor 13a, with protein MFKPKTSRDPEFRIPLQCIWLKLNGSWPLAVGSTEAEYLYGMAYTLWSLYVIISVGITICFQTAFLLNQFGDIIMITESCCTTLMGALNFVRLVHLRLNQRKFRQILQQFVTDIWIAEHEHEQISQQCRRKMITFRIMTVLLSCLILMYCILPLVELIFILDANAELKPFPYKMAFPFNPYKQLSHYALTYAFTAYAGICVVTTLFAEDSILGFFITYTCGQFRLLHERIDQLMSQLPAVGVDRVEFQKQQLHQLNSIAHKHNRIMCFAQQLENFFNPILLVNVMISALLICMVGFQLVTSKNMFIGDYAKFLVYIFSSTTQLYILCGNGDTLIQHSTQTAVHLYACGWEQLERGSTNKEFRTNLRFMILCSQRPVKITAFKFSTLSLQSFTAILSTSMSYFTLLRSVYDDNQE; from the exons ATGTTTAAGCCGAAAACCTCGAGGGATCCAGAATTTCGCATTCCGTTGCAATGCATTTGGCTAAAACTGAATGGCAGCTGGCCCTTGGCTGTGGGCAGCACAGAGGCAGAATATTTGTACGGcatggcgtatacgttatgGTCGCTCTATGTGATTATATCGGTGGGCATTACCATTTGCTTTCAAACTGCATTTCTGCTCAATCAATTTGGCGACATTATAATGATAACAGAAAGCTGCTGCACCACATTGATGGGTGCACTGAATTTTGTGCGGCTGGTGCATTTGCGTTTGAATCAGCGCAAGTTTCGTCAGATACTGCAGCAGTTTGTCACAGACATTTGGATAGCTGA gcatgagcatgagcaaaTATCGCAGCAGTGTCGTCGCAAGATGATTACATTTCGCATCATGACTGTGCTGCTCTCCTGCCTCATTCTCATGTACTGCATTCTGCCCCTGGTGGAGCTCATCTTTATACTGGACGCCAACGCGGAGCTTAAGCCCTTTCCCTACAAAATGGCCTTTCCCTTCAATCCGTACAAGCAGCTCAGTCATTATGCCCTCACCTATGCGTTTACCGCCTATGCGGGCATCTGTGTGGTCACCACGCTCTTTGCCGAGGATTCCATTCTGGGTTTCTTCATCACCTACACCTGTGGGCAGTTTCGTTTGCTGCACGAGCGCATCGATCAGCTGATGAGCCAGCTGCCTGCAGTGGGCGTGGATCGCGTGGAGtttcaaaagcagcagctgcatcagcTCAATTCCATTGCCCATAAGCACAACAGAATTATGTg TTTCGCTCAACAATTGGAGAACTTCTTCAATCCCATTTTGCTTGTTAATGTCATGATATCGGCCTTACTTATATGCATGGTAGGATTTCAGCTAGTAACG AGCAAAAATATGTTCATTGGCGACTATGCCAAGTTTCTGGTCTACATATTCTCCTCCACCACACAGTTGTACATACTGTGCGGCAATGGCGACACCCTAATACAACAT TCTACGCAGACTGCGGTGCATCTTTATGCCTGCGGCTGGGAGCAGTTGGAGCGCGGATCGACTAATAAAGAATTTCGCACAAACTTACGTTTCATGATTTTGTGCAGTCAGCGTCCAGTAAAGATAACGGCATTTAAGTTCTCAACATTGTCGCTGCAGAGCTTTACAGCT ATACTCAGCACTTCAATGAGTTACTTTACTTTGCTCAGATCGGTTTACGATGATAATCaagaataa
- the LOC108606354 gene encoding proton-coupled amino acid transporter-like protein CG1139 isoform X1, protein MDAEQQQQQRKQEKANEAAGVMGRTIEITKPEPQLEHEKRNAAAADKDKDKDKDVENSMVKRRHATSNLEAATHLFKGSVGAGLFAMGDCFKNGGLIGSTIMLPIIAIMCVHCERLLIRGSLLAVSKTPGATFYDYPETVEKCFEYGPKPLRCMSRAMKLIVEMFLCVTQFGFCAIYFVFITENLYQVLHQNGIDISMSMVMLITLLPAMIPSLMTNLKYISPVSLLANFALLFGLIATLSIAFSEGPMPSIHDRQWFTGGSQLSLFFGTALFSYEGIALILPLRNSMKEPEKFSSRFGVLNITMLFITALFIFTGFVSYLRWGDQVEGSITLNLNVEEVLSQVVKIVAALGVFFGYPIQFFVMIKILWPPVKRANSCAQKYPITMQVALRFVMIMMTFGVALVVPQLNLFISLIGALCSTSLAFVIPILIDFVTRAQVPKGLGTLIYLKNFAILTVALLGIVTGTYQSIVEIIREFK, encoded by the exons atGGATGCAGAG caacaacaacaacaacgcaaacAAGAAAAAGCCAACGAAGCTGCTGGCGTCATGGGCAGAACCATAGAGATAACCAAACCGGAGCCACAGCTCGAGCATGAGAAgcgcaatgcagcagcagcggacaAGGACAAAGACAAGGACAAGGATGTGGAGAACAGCATGGTAAAGCGACGACATGCGACCAGCAATCTGGAGGCAGCTACACATTTGTTCAAGGGCAGCGTTGGCGCCGGCCTCTTTGCCATGGGCGATTGTTTCAAGAACGGTGGACTCATTGGTTCCACCATCATGCTGCCCATCATTGCCatcatgtgtgtgcattgcgAGCGTCTGCTTATTCGTGGCTCACTGCTGGCAGTGTCCAAGACACCAGGCGCTACCTTTTACGACTATCCCGAGACTGTGGAAAAGTGCTTCGAGTATGGACCGAAGCCACTACGCTGCATGTCCCGTGCCATGAAACTTATTGTCGAAATGTTTCTCTGTGTGACGCAGTTTGGATTCTGCGCCATTTACTTTGTCTTCATCACAGAGAATCTTTACCAG GTGCTGCATCAAAACGGCATTGACATAAGCATGAGCATGGTGATGCTGATCACGCTGCTGCCCGCCATGATACCCTCGCTAATGACCAATCTCAAGTATATATCACCCGTTTCGCTTTTGGCCAATTTTGCGCTGCTGTTTGGCCTCATTGCCACTCTAAGCATTGCCTTCTCGGAGGGACCCATGCCCTCGATACACGATCGTCAATGGTTCACGGGCGGCTCACAGCTGTCGCTGTTCTTTGGCACAGCGCTGTTCAGCTATGAGGGCATTGCTTTGATATTGCCGCTGCGCAACTCAATGAAGGAGCCCGAGAAGTTTAGCAGTCGCTTTGGCGTGCTCAACATAACCATGCTCTTTATAACGGCACTATTTATCTTCACCGGCTTTGTCAGCTATTTGCGCTGGGGTGATCAAGTGGAGGGCAGCATAACGCTAAATCTGAATGTGGAGGAGGT TTTATCGCAGGTGGTCAAGATTGTAGCTGCACTGGGCGTTTTCTTTGGCTATCCCATACAATTCTTTGTCATGATTAAGATCCTGTGGCCACCAGTCAAGCGTGCCAATAGCTGTGCCCAAAAGTATCCCATTACCATGCAGGTGGCTTTGCGCTTTGTCATGATCATGATGACCT TTGGCGTCGCTTTGGTTGTGCCCCAACTAAATCTCTTTATATCGCTTATTGGCGCTTTGTGCTCCACATCGCTGGCATTTGTTATACCTATTCTCATTGATTTCGTTACGCGCGCTCAGGTGCCCAAGGGTCTGGGCACACTCATCTACTTGAAGAACTTCGCCATATTGACGGTTGCACTGTTGGGCATTGTAACTGGCACTTATCAAAGCATTGTAGAGATTATTAGAGAGTTTAAGtaa
- the LOC108606355 gene encoding proton-coupled amino acid transporter 4: protein MDAEATVQTPTKQSNNNNNNNNAKATTIGNEEGAVSAVAAKDNENYHPPTSYLETIVHLFKGNIGPGLFAMGDAFKNGGLLLAPVLTVLIAIVCIHCQHVLIACSSKMRLQRGDAKCADYALTVEQCFELGPPKLRGWSRTMGRLVNVFICVTQLGFCCIYFVFISTNVQQILQAYEIKVDVRLVMLLALAPVLLTSLITNLKWLTPVSLFANVCMILGLAITLYYALKDGLPEVRERAYWTNGSQLALFFGTAIFAFEGIALVLPLKNAMRQPRQFESKLGVLNVGMFLVSVMFMFAGSVGYMKWGEQVGGSLTLNLGDTILAQSVKLMVSAGVLLGYPLQFFVAVQVMWPGAKQLCQLQGRSLAGELLFRTLLVLLTLAIAELVPALGLVISLIGALCSTALALVFPPVIELIARSENNKGPGIWICLKNLVILLLALLGFFTGSYESLNQIIKGFKQLH, encoded by the exons atGGATGCAGAG GCCACAGTGCAAACGCCCacaaagcagagcaacaacaataataataataataatgcaaaggcaacaacaattggcaacGAGGAAGGCGCTGTGAGCGCTGTGGCTGCCAAGGATAATGAGAACTATCATCCACCTACAAG CTATCTGGAGACCATAGTGCACCTGTTCAAGGGCAACATAGGACCCGGACTGTTTGCCATGGGCGATGCCTTCAAGAACGGCGGGCTGCTGCTCGCTCCAGTGCTGACCGTGCTCATTGCCATTGTCTGCATTCATTGCCAGCATGTGCTCATTGCCTGCTCGAGCAAGATGCGACTGCAGCGCGGGGATGCAAAGTGCGCGGACTATGCGCTGACTGTGGAGCAGTGCTTCGAGCTGGGACCGCCGAAGCTGCGTGGCTGGTCGCGCACAATGGGCAGACTGGTCAACGTTTTCATATGTGTCACTCAACTGGGATTCTGCTGcatctattttgtttttatcagcACCAATGTGCAGCAG ataCTGCAAGCCTATGAGATTAAAGTGGATGTGCGACTGGTGATGCTGCTGGCGCTTGCTCCGGTGCTGCTCACTTCGCTGATAACCAATTTGAAGTGGCTGACGCCAGTGTCGCTGTTCGCCAATGTCTGCATGATCCTGGGTCTGGCCATTACGCTTTATTATGCGCTCAAGGATGGACTGCCGGAGGTGCGGGAACGCGCCTACTGGACCAATGGCTCCCAGCTGGCATTGTTCTTTGGCACCGCCATCTTTGCCTTCGAGGGCATTGCACTGGTGTTGCCACTGAAGAATGCCATGCGCCAGCCGCGCCAGTTTGAGAGCAAGCTGGGTGTGCTCAATGTGGGCATGTTCCTGGTCTCCGTCATGTTCATGTTTGCCGGCAGCGTGGGCTACATGAAGTGGGGCGAGCAGGTTGGCGGCAGCTTGACGCTGAATTTGGGCGATACCAT CTTGGCGCAGTCGGTTAAGCTGATGGTCTCGGCCGGCGTGCTGCTTGGCTATCCGCTGCAGTTCTTTGTGGCCGTTCAGGTGATGTGGCCAGGCGCCAAGCAGCTGTGCCAGCTCCAAGGACGCTCTCTGGCCGGTGAGCTGCTCTTTCGCACTTTGCTGGTGTTGCTCACGC TGGCCATTGCGGAGCTGGTGCCTGCTCTAGGACTTGTCATCTCTTTAATTGGCGCGCTCTGCTCCACCGCCTTGGCTTTGGTATTTCCACCCGTCATCGAGCTCATTGCACGCAGTGAGAACAACAAGGGGCCCGGCATTTGGATTTGTCTCAAGAACCTCGTCATATTGCTGCTCGCTTTGCTGGGCTTCTTCACCGGCTCCTATGAGAGTCTCAATCAGATCATCAAAGGATTTAAGCAGCTACACTGA
- the LOC108606354 gene encoding proton-coupled amino acid transporter-like protein CG1139 isoform X2: MGRTIEITKPEPQLEHEKRNAAAADKDKDKDKDVENSMVKRRHATSNLEAATHLFKGSVGAGLFAMGDCFKNGGLIGSTIMLPIIAIMCVHCERLLIRGSLLAVSKTPGATFYDYPETVEKCFEYGPKPLRCMSRAMKLIVEMFLCVTQFGFCAIYFVFITENLYQVLHQNGIDISMSMVMLITLLPAMIPSLMTNLKYISPVSLLANFALLFGLIATLSIAFSEGPMPSIHDRQWFTGGSQLSLFFGTALFSYEGIALILPLRNSMKEPEKFSSRFGVLNITMLFITALFIFTGFVSYLRWGDQVEGSITLNLNVEEVLSQVVKIVAALGVFFGYPIQFFVMIKILWPPVKRANSCAQKYPITMQVALRFVMIMMTFGVALVVPQLNLFISLIGALCSTSLAFVIPILIDFVTRAQVPKGLGTLIYLKNFAILTVALLGIVTGTYQSIVEIIREFK, from the exons ATGGGCAGAACCATAGAGATAACCAAACCGGAGCCACAGCTCGAGCATGAGAAgcgcaatgcagcagcagcggacaAGGACAAAGACAAGGACAAGGATGTGGAGAACAGCATGGTAAAGCGACGACATGCGACCAGCAATCTGGAGGCAGCTACACATTTGTTCAAGGGCAGCGTTGGCGCCGGCCTCTTTGCCATGGGCGATTGTTTCAAGAACGGTGGACTCATTGGTTCCACCATCATGCTGCCCATCATTGCCatcatgtgtgtgcattgcgAGCGTCTGCTTATTCGTGGCTCACTGCTGGCAGTGTCCAAGACACCAGGCGCTACCTTTTACGACTATCCCGAGACTGTGGAAAAGTGCTTCGAGTATGGACCGAAGCCACTACGCTGCATGTCCCGTGCCATGAAACTTATTGTCGAAATGTTTCTCTGTGTGACGCAGTTTGGATTCTGCGCCATTTACTTTGTCTTCATCACAGAGAATCTTTACCAG GTGCTGCATCAAAACGGCATTGACATAAGCATGAGCATGGTGATGCTGATCACGCTGCTGCCCGCCATGATACCCTCGCTAATGACCAATCTCAAGTATATATCACCCGTTTCGCTTTTGGCCAATTTTGCGCTGCTGTTTGGCCTCATTGCCACTCTAAGCATTGCCTTCTCGGAGGGACCCATGCCCTCGATACACGATCGTCAATGGTTCACGGGCGGCTCACAGCTGTCGCTGTTCTTTGGCACAGCGCTGTTCAGCTATGAGGGCATTGCTTTGATATTGCCGCTGCGCAACTCAATGAAGGAGCCCGAGAAGTTTAGCAGTCGCTTTGGCGTGCTCAACATAACCATGCTCTTTATAACGGCACTATTTATCTTCACCGGCTTTGTCAGCTATTTGCGCTGGGGTGATCAAGTGGAGGGCAGCATAACGCTAAATCTGAATGTGGAGGAGGT TTTATCGCAGGTGGTCAAGATTGTAGCTGCACTGGGCGTTTTCTTTGGCTATCCCATACAATTCTTTGTCATGATTAAGATCCTGTGGCCACCAGTCAAGCGTGCCAATAGCTGTGCCCAAAAGTATCCCATTACCATGCAGGTGGCTTTGCGCTTTGTCATGATCATGATGACCT TTGGCGTCGCTTTGGTTGTGCCCCAACTAAATCTCTTTATATCGCTTATTGGCGCTTTGTGCTCCACATCGCTGGCATTTGTTATACCTATTCTCATTGATTTCGTTACGCGCGCTCAGGTGCCCAAGGGTCTGGGCACACTCATCTACTTGAAGAACTTCGCCATATTGACGGTTGCACTGTTGGGCATTGTAACTGGCACTTATCAAAGCATTGTAGAGATTATTAGAGAGTTTAAGtaa
- the LOC108606358 gene encoding actin-related protein 2/3 complex subunit 3 codes for MPAYHSEISEFGRKVGNMAILPLRTKVRGPAPSLTADNELDIIDESLYYFKANIFFRSYEVKSEVDRVLIYVTLYISECLKCIQTCSSKEQAQQDLYTLSISRFDLPGDAGFPLNIMYAKPENPDLMREYMLQLRQETSARLLKLVYDTPDGKPNKWWTCFAKRKFMEKSLSGPGK; via the exons atgcct GCTTACCATTCGGAGATCAGTGAATTTGGGCGCAAGGTGGGCAACATGGCCATATTGCCACTGCGTACCAAAGTACGTGGGCCAGCGCCCAGCCTAACTGCTGATAACGAGCTCGACATCATCGATGAGtcactttattattttaaagcaaacattttctttCGCTCATACGAAGTTAAG TCGGAAGTCGATCGTGTGCTTATCTATGTGACGCTCTACATAAGTGAATGCCTCAAGTGTATCCAGACCTGTAGCTCCAAGGAACAGGCTCAACAAGATCTATATACCCTGTCAATTTCTAGGTTCGATCTACCTGGCGATGCGGGATTTCCGCTTAACATAATGTATGCCAAGCCGGAGAATCCAGATTTAATGCGTGAATATATGCTGCAGTTGCGCCAGGAGACGTCCGCTCGTCTGTTGAAGCTGGTCTATGATACACCCGATGGCAAGCCCAACAAGTGGTGGACGTGCTTTGCTAAGCGAAAATTCATGGAAAAGAGCTTATCCGGTCCGGGAAAATAG
- the LOC108606357 gene encoding pre-rRNA-processing protein esf2 — MKKKLITKAKALPQRDDSDEEINEQSADESASADEPMEPMDDDEMDLANFKSSEPTTKPVKKRKKGIIYISNIPKHMNVTRLREILGEFGKIGRVYLQPEKKLGDKNKKKNKRKRYNIHFTEGWVEFESKRVAKQIVPLLNNKQISSRKKSQFYDSLWSMKYLPRFKWVHLTERMNYEQAVHKQRLQTEVSQARKETTFFQNNLDKSEHLKKLAKRAKKQKQET; from the exons atgaaaaagaaattaataacaaaagctaaagcgctGCCCCAGCGTGATGATAGCGATGAGGAAATCAACGAGCAGTCCGCTGATGAAAGTGCAAGTGCTGATGAGCCGATGGAGCCCATGGACGACGATGAAATGGACTTGGCCAACTTTAAGTCTAGcgaaccaacaacaaaacctgtaaaaaagcgcaaaaagggcattatttatatatccaACATACCAAAGCATATGAATGTTACACGTTTGCGGGAAATACTTGGTGAATTTGGTAAAATTGGACGTGTTTATCTGCAGCCGGAGAAGAAACTTG gtgataaaaacaaaaagaaaaacaagcgcaaacgttataatatacactttacTGAGGGCTGGGTGGAATTTGAGTCAAAGCGCGTGGCTAAACAAATTGTCCCGctgttaaacaataaacaaatttcctCGCGCAAGAAATCCCAGTTCTATGATTCGCTCTGGAGCATGAAGTACTTGCCACGCTTCAAATGGGTCCATCTAACGGAACGCATGAACTACGAGCAGGCTGTGCATAAGCAGCGTCTGCAGACAGAAGTTTCCCAGGCGCGCAAGGAAACGACATTCTTCCAGAATAATTTGGATAAGAGCGAGCATTTGAAAAAGTTGGCGAAAAgggccaaaaagcaaaagcaggaGACGTAG
- the LOC108606352 gene encoding coatomer subunit beta produces the protein MTQVPCYTIINSPDLEVPNEMQLKQDLEKGDTHVKIETLKKVIKLLLNGERYPGLIMTIIRFVLPVQNHTIKKLLLIFWEIVPKTSADGKLLQEMILVCDAYRKDLQHPNEFLRGSTLRFLCKLKEPELLEPLMPAIRACLDHRHSYVRRNAVLAIFTIYKNFDWLVPDGPELIASFLDTQQDMSCKRNAFLMLLHADQERALNYLASCIDQVQSFGDILQLVIVELIYKVCHANPAERSRFIRCIYNLLNSSSNAVRYEAAGTLITLSLAPTAIKAAAGCYIELIVKESDNNVKLIVLDRLIAMKENEHMEKVMQDLVMDVLRVLAAPDIEVRRKTLALAMNLVYSRNINEMVQVLQKEVAKTHNVEHEDTGKYRQLLVRTLHTCSIKFPDVASNVIPVLVEFLSDTNELAAVDVLIFIREAIQKFPALRALIIKHLIDAFPQIKSAKIHRAAVWILGEYVEGAQILEVVAAIQQTLGEIPMVDAEQRRLAGEQSEEQQQQQQKESGDTNAGTQSSSSSSSNKVTSDGTYATQSAYSLAPVPKKEKRPPLRQYLMDGDFFIGASLSATLTKLALRYAEVQPEARAQNRLTTQVMLIMSSILHLGKSGFPTKPITYDDNDRIMICLRTLSDRTPEAVAIFKHACRDALGKMLDAQHEEDQRMIKEKQRATAKVQPDSPVLFAQLSNGRDNQLGENVFESSLNQALAGSKTAQLSDMASPNNKLNKVTQLTGFSDPVYAEAYVNVNQYDIVLDVLLVNQTNDTLQNCTLELATLGDLKLVERPHPVVLAPHDFCNIKANVKVSSTENGIIFGNIVYDTALNTNVVVLNTIHIDIMDYIIPASCTDTEFRQMWQDFEWENKVTVNTSFTDLHEYLKHLLKSTNMKCLTPNKALSGQCGFMAANMYAKSIFGENALANLSIEKPVDDPDSKVTGHIRIRAKSQGMALSLGDKISSSQKQSVQAA, from the exons ATGACGCAAGTGCCGTGCTACACAATCATCAACTCACCGGACCTCGAGGTGCCGAACGAGATGCAACTAAAGCAAGACCTCGAGAAAGGCGACACGCATGTCAAAATCGAGACGCTTAAAAAAGTGATAAAGCTGCTGTTGAACGGCGAACGCTATCCAGGATTAATTATGACAATAATACGCTTTGTCTTGCCCGTTCAAAATCATACAATAAAGAAGCTGTTGTTGATCTTCTGGGAAATAGTGCCGAAGACCTCAGCGGACGGCAAACTGCTGCAAGAAATGATATTGGTGTGCGACGCTTATCGCAAA GACTTGCAACACCCGAACGAGTTTCTGCGTGGCTCAACGCTGCGTTTCCTCTGCAAGCTGAAGGAGCCCGAGCTGCTGGAGCCCTTAATGCCGGCCATACGCGCCTGTCTGGATCATCGTCATAGCTATGTGCGTCGCAATGCCGTGTTGGCCATCTTTAccatatataaaaactttgatTGGCTAGTGCCGGACGGTCCGGAGCTGATAGCAAGCTTCCTGGACACACAACAAGATATGAGCTGCAAGCGTAATGCATTCCTCATGCTGTTGCATGCAGATCAGGAGCGGGCCTTAAACTATTTGGCCTCTTGCATTGATCAAGTGCAAAGCTTTGGCGATATTCTGCAGCTGGTTATAGTGGAGCTCATCTATAAGGTGTGCCATGCTAATCCTGCGGAAAGGTCACGCTTCATACGCTGCATCTATAATCTGCTAAACTCCAGCTCTAATGCTGTGCGTTATGAAGCTGCGGGCACGCTTATTACTCTCTCCTTGGCGCCCACGGctattaaagctgctgctggctgttaTATTGAACTTATCGTCAAGGAGAGCGATAATAATGTGAAGCTCATTGTGCTGGATCGCTTGATAGCCATGAAGGAAAACGAGCATATGGAGAAGGTTATGCAGGATTTAGTTATGGACGTGCTACGCGTACTTGCCGCGCCTGATATTGAAGTACGTCGTAAGACTCTAGCGCTGGCCATGAATCTGGTGTACTCACGCAACATCAACGAAATGGTGCAGGTGCTGCAGAAGGAGGTGGCCAAAACGCATAACGTAGAGCATGAGGATACGGGCAAATATCGGCAGCTGCTAGTGCGCACACTGCACACTTGCTCCATTAAGTTTCCCGATGTCGCTAGCAATGTTATACCCGTGCTGGTCGAGTTTCTGTCCGATACCAATGAGCTGGCTGCTGTGGATGTGCTCATCTTTATACGCGAGGCTATACAAAAGTTCCCAGCTCTACGTGCGCTTATTATTAAGCACTTGATTGACGCCTTTCCACAAATCAAAAGCGCTAAAATACATCGCGCTGCTGTGTGGATTCTTGGCGAGTATGTTGAGGGTGCACAAATCTTGGAAGTGGTGGCAGCCATACAGCAAACTTTGGGTGAAATACCCATGGTGGATGCCGAACAGCGGCGCCTGGCAGGCGAGCAGTCtgaggagcaacaacagcagcaacagaaggAATCTGGTGATACCAATGCCGGCacccagagcagcagcagcagcagcagcaataaggTCACCTCCGATGGCACCTATGCCACCCAGAGCGCGTATAGCTTGGCACC CGTGCCCAAAAAGGAGAAACGTCCACCACTGCGTCAATATTTAATGGATGGCGATTTCTTCATTGGCGCCAGCTTGTCCGCCACGCTGACCAAGCTCGCCTTGCGCTATGCCGAAGTGCAGCCCGAAGCACGCGCACAGAATCGTTTGACCACACAGGTTATGCTCATCATGAGCTCCATACTGCATCTGGGCAAGTCTGGTTTTCCCACAAAGCCTATAACTTATGATGATAACGATCGCATAATGATTTGTCTGCGCACATTGAGCGATCGCACGCCTGAGGCAGTGGCAATCTTCAAGCATGCCTGCCGTGATGCTTTGGGCAAGATGTTGGATGCACAGCATGAGGAGGATCAGCGCATGATTAAGGAGAAACAACGTGCTACGGCTAAAGTGCAACCGGACTCACCTGTGCTCTTTGCCCAGCTCTCCAACGGACGCGATAATCAGCTGGGCGAGAATGTATTCGAGTCCAGCTTGAATCAAGCCCTGGCGGGCAGCAAGACGGCACAGCTAAGCGATATGGCTTCACCCAATAATAAGCTGAACAAGGTGACACAACTGACAGGCTTTTCGGATCCAGTCTATGCTGAGGCTTATGTCAATGTTAATCAGTATGATATAGTGCTGGATGTGCTCCTTGTCAACCAGACCA ATGATACCTTGCAAAACTGCACGCTGGAGCTGGCTACGTTGGGTGATTTGAAGCTGGTGGAGCGACCACATCCTGTGGTGCTGGCGCCACATGATTTCTGCAATATTAAGGCCAATGTCAAAGTGTCCTCCACGGAAAATGGCATTATATTTGGCAATATAG tTTATGATACCGCGCTTAACACCAATGTGGTTGTGCTTAATACCATACACATTGACATTATGGATTACATTATACCAGCCAGCTGCACGGACACTGAGTTCCGTCAAATGTGGCAGGACTTTGAGTGGGAGAATAAAGTCACAGTTAACACTAGCTTCACGGATCTGCATGAGTATCTCAAGCATTTGCTAAAGAGCACCAATATGAAGTGCCTAACGCCAAACAAGGCATTGTCCGGCCAATGTGGCTTCATGGCCGCCAACATGTATGCCAA ATCTATATTCGGTGAGAACGCCTTGGCCAATTTAAGCATTGAGAAGCCTGTTGATGATCCTGACTCAAAGGTCACTGGACACATACGCATACGGGCCAAGAGTCAG GGCATGGCTTTAAGCTTGGGAGATAAGATCAGCTCATCGCAGAAGCAATCGGTGCAGGCAGCCTAA